The proteins below are encoded in one region of Juglans microcarpa x Juglans regia isolate MS1-56 chromosome 4D, Jm3101_v1.0, whole genome shotgun sequence:
- the LOC121261093 gene encoding protein TRANSPARENT TESTA 9, with protein MWRSFWRSRDRFSLDELRYLTEQLAKVQIVNEVNKDFVIEALRSIAELITYGDQHDSSFFEFFMEKQVMGEFVRILKISRTVTVSLQLLQTISIMIQNLKGEHAIYYMFSNEHMNYLITYSFDFSNEELLSYYISFLRAISGKLNKNTISLLVKTQNDEVVSFPLYVEAIRYAFHEENMIRTAVRALTLNVYHVGDDGVNRYVTSAIHADYFSNLVTFFHKQCVTLTGLVSGAVKNPGHDSTSTILAAVDEIEDNLYYFSDVISAGIPDVGRLITDNILQLLIFPLLLPSLRIEAVDELQIGAVTSLYLICCILHIVKIKDLANTIAAALFFPVEAFKHNSESKLNGYMPGPGFVHESQPPGDENLNEVDTGHLTVDVANLSSSSHIHAAVIAQNGCIGSHLCLREALLSCLSSGDDALVLGCLGVLSTLLQTKELDESMLDALGILPQRKQHKKLLLQALVGEGSGEEQLFSSESRSIRDGIGSELDGYLQKLKEQYGVLYSSPEVETSPRVYRFQVLDALVNLFCRSNISAETLWDGGWLLRQLLPYSEAEFNSHHLNLLRGSYKNCSSALQQETRGLWPDLLITVLCDEWKKCKRAIEASSPQKEPKCILLPSQKSCYDDVIPSESSFAAGERMCELVKVFVLLHQLQIFSLGRALPDQPPIFPPANFPEISRAKTAGLNASDPKLGTELRLADAVPCRIAFERGKERHFCFLAISVGASGWLVLAEELPLKHHFGVVRVTAPLAGSNPKIDDKYSRWLHLRIRPSTLPFLDPVKSGAYGKVKAKALVDGRWTLAFRDEESCKSALSMILDETKRQSDEVERRLKPLFDLEKSVESSKLSVSRPQASSSGETPLNSC; from the exons ATGTGGCGTTCCTTCTGGAGATCAAGGGATCGGTTCTCCTTGGACGAACTCAG GTATTTAACTGAGCAGCTTGCGAAAGTTCAAATTGTGAATGAAGTCAACAAG GACTTTGTTATTGAGGCTCTGAGATCAATAGCAGAGTTGATTACATATGGTGACCAGCATGACTCGTCTTTTTTCGA GTTTTTCATGGAGAAGCAAGTCATGGGGGAGTTTGTACGCATACTAAAGATCAGCAGAACTGTGACTGTTTCACTTCAGCTGCTGCAGACAATTAGCATTATGATTCAGAACCTAAAAGGGGAACATGCTATAT ACTATATGTTCAGTAATGAACACATGAACTATTTAATAACTTATTCATTTGACTTCAGCAATGAAGAGTTGTTGTCTTACTATATATCCTTCTTGAG AGCAATAAGTGGAAAGTTGAACAAGAACACGATCTCTCTGCTTGTGAAGACTCAGAAT GATGAAGTTGTTTCGTTTCCATTGTATGTTGAGGCAATACGATATGCTTTTCATGAGGAGAACATGATCCGCACTGCAGTACGTGCACTGACACTAAATGTTTATCATG TTGGTGATGATGGTGTAAATAGATATGTGACCAGTGCCATTCATGCggattatttttcaaacttggTTACATTTTTCCATAAGCAGTGCGTCACTCTAACTGGATTGGTCTCTGGTGCTGTGAA AAACCCGGGGCACGACTCAACGTCTACAATTCTTGCTGCTGTAGATGAGATTGAGGACAATCTCTACTATTTTAGTGACGTTATTTCTGCTGGGATTCCTGATGTTGGAAGGTtaataacagacaacattttgCAGCTATTGATATTTCCGTTGCTGCTTCCTTCTCTAAGGATAGAAGCTGTTGAT GAACTACAAATTGGTGCTGTGACTTCTCTATATTTAATTTGCTGCATTTTGCACATTGTCAAGATCAAAGATTTAGCAAATACCATTGCTGCTGCTCTTTTCTTTCCAGTGGAGGCCTTCAAACACAACTCTGAATCTAAACTTAATGGATACATGCCTGGTCCTGGTTTTGTACATGAAAGTCAACCTCCAGGAGATGAAAATCTAAACGAGGTTGATACCGGGCACTTAACAGTTGATGTGGCAAACTTGTCTAGCTCTTCACATATTCATGCAGCAGTTATTGCTCAAAATGGTTGTATTGGTTCCCATTTGTGTTTGAG GGAGGCTTTGCTCTCTTGCCTCTCAAGTGGGGATGATGCACTGGTATTGGGTTGTTTGGGCGTGCTGTCTACCTTGTTGCAAACAAAAG AACTGGACGAATCAATGCTAGATGCCCTTGGAATTCTTCCTCAACGCAAACAGCACAAGAAACTCCTACTG CAAGCTTTGGTTGGTGAGGGCTCAGGTGAAGAGCAGCTTTTTTCTTCTGAAAGTAGATCAATAAGAGATGGTATTGGCAGTGAGCTTGATGGATATCTCCAAAAGCTTAAG GAGCAGTATGGAGTGTTGTATTCTTCTCCAGAAGTGGAAACAAGCCCTCGTGTATATAGATTTCAG GTGCTCGATGCACTGGTCAACCTCTTTTGCCGTTCGAATATATCTGCAGAGACCTTGTGGGATGGTGGTTGGCTTTTGCGGCAGTTGCTCCCTTACAGTGAGGCTGAATTTAATAGCCATCACCTTAATTTGTTGAGG GGTTCATACAAGAACTGTTCTAGTGCTCTTCAACAAGAAACTAGAGGACTCTGGCCTGATCTACTTATTACAGTCCTTTGTGATGAGTGGAAGAAGTGCAAAAGAG CAATTGAAGCCTCATCTCCTCAGAAAGAGCCCAAGTGCATTCTCTTGCCATCACAGAAGTCCTGTTATGACG ATGTTATTCCATCTGAATCATCATTTGCTGCTGGTGAAAGAATGTGCGAGTTGGTGAAG gTGTTTGTACTTCTACATCAACTTCAAATATTCTCCCTTGGTAGAGCTTTGCCCGACCAACCTCCTATATTTCCACCAGCCAATTTTCCTGAAATTTCACGTGCCAAAACTGCTGGTCTCAATGCTTCAGATCCAAAGCTTGGCACTGAACTAAGACTTG CTGATGCTGTGCCATGTCGAATTGCATTTGAAAGGGGTAAAGAGcgtcatttttgttttctagcAATCTCTGTGGGAGCATCTGGGTGGCTTGTGCTTGCAGAAGAATTACCCCTGAAGCATCATTTTGGAGTTGTTCGTGTTACTGCACCTTTGGCTGGCTCCAAT CCCAAAATTGATGATAAGTATTCAAGATGGTTGCACTTGAGGATCCGACCATCCACTTTACCTTTTCTGGATCCCGTCAAATCTGGTGCTTATGGAAAAGTGAAGGCGAAAGCTTTGGTTGATGGGAGATGGACCCTCGCATTCAGGGACGAGGAATCTTGCAAGTCTGCCTTGTCTATGATTCTTGACGAGACTAAGCGACAAAGTGATGAGGTGGAGAGAAGACTGAAACCTTTATTTGACCTTGAAAAATCTGTGGAATCTTCAAAGCTTTCTGTTAGTCGTCCTCAGGCTTCCTCTTCAGGTGAAACACCGTTGAATTCGTGTTAA